The Candidatus Defluviibacterium haderslevense DNA window TGATGAAGAAGAACTTCCCTGAGAAAATGTAAATTGTGAATTACAGGGAATGCAATTACGAATTACGAAAAGATATTACGAACTACTGAAAGAAAAATTACGAAATAGGTGAAAGAATTACGAGAATAAATTACGAATTTTTTATGTAATACCTGATTAAAAACAACTGACTATTTTAAACTCAAATGCAATAAATGAAAAACCAGATTTTAATATTAGTATTTGCTCTATTTGTTTCTGCAATTGAAGCACAACAATCTAATGCTAACATTAATGCGGAAAAAGGGATAGCTCCGATAAAAGTCGTCAGTGATCAGTCGACAGTTGTCAGTAATACCTATGCTGTCGTTGTTGGCATCTCCGACTATCAAGACCCAGGTATTCCTGATTTGCGTTTTGCGGATAAGGACGCAGAAGCTTTTGCAAACTTTCTTAGATCCAAGGCTGGAGGTTCAGTTCATGGCGATAATCTCCAATTATTGACTAACGCTCAGGCTACAGCAGGGCGTATAGCAGAAGCTTTGGATGCCATTATTGAAAAAGCAAAAAAAGATGATTTGGTCATCATTTATTTCTCAGGTCATGGCGATGTGGAAGGAAAAAAATTAACTCAGCCAGGTTTTTTGCTTTGTTGGGATGCTCCATCACGTGTTTATATGGGTGGTGGTACTTATTCCTTGTCTTTTTTGCAAGAAGTAGTATCCACACTTTCAATACAAAATCAGGCAAAAGTAGTGGTCATAACCGATGCTTGCCATGCAGGAAAACTAGCAGGAAGCCAGATTGGGGGAGCGCAACTCACTACTTCCAATCTTGCAAAACAATATGCCAATGAAGTGAAGATCCTGTCTTGCCAACCCAATGAATTCAGTCTGGAAGGACCACAATGGGGTGGCGGACGTGGTGTTTTTAGTTATCACTTGGTAGATGGGTTGTATGGACTTGCGGACCGCAATAATGATGGACAAGTAACTCTTGGGGAAATAGATCGGTATCTCGAGGATCATGTCACAGCTGAGGCTGCACCTCAAAGTCAAGTACCCATTTTGTTAGGCAACAAAATGGATCGCTTGGCCACAGTAAATTCAAATGTCCTTGTTGATTTAAGAAAAAATAAAAGCTTAGATATGGCTGTGTTTGCTTCTATAGAGAGTCGCGGTTTTGAAGAAGAAATTTTGTCCAAGGCTGATACAACTATTCAAGTTATGTATAAAGCTTTCAAACAGGCTGTAGCTCAAAAGCGGTTTTTATATCCTGAAAGTGATTGTGCGGAAAAGTACTATATTCAGTTAGAACAAGTGGCGGAACTTGCACCACTTAGAGGAATCATGAAAAGAAACTATGCCGCAGCTTTACAGGATGATGCCCAACAAACTATTAATAAATACATGAAAGCTGAAGTGCATGAAGTTAGCCTTTCACCAAAAACCAAAATTACCCGTTATGATGACTTTCCTCGCCAATTAGCACGTGCTGCTGAGTTGTTAGGGGAAAACCATTATCTCTACCGAACCTTACAAGCCCGAAAAGCTTATTTCGAAGGATTTCCATTAATTTTTGGTGGCGAATTTACGCAAGAAATGCTTCAGAAGGCTGGTTCAAAATTTCAGGAAGCCCTATCATGGGATCCTGACATGCCGCTCGCTCTCTTGGGAATGGAATGGTTTTACGGATTTGGTTTAGCAGTGGCCGATTCTGCGGAATACTATGCTCGTAGAGCAACAGTGAATTCGCCCACTTGGATACTTCCCTATGTTAAGCTTTCAGTAGTTTATTCCGAAATGTTGTCTGATTTTGTAAAGTCTAAGGAATATCTCGACTTAGCAGCAAAGATTGATTCCACTTCACCACTTTATTGGGAAGCAGAAGGAGCGTATTATTTTTTTCAAAATCGTTTCACTGAAGCTGAAGTTCTATTAAATAAAATTCTCGCGACTGGTTCCACATCCAATTGTTTGCCTTGTTCTCAAAAGTTGTTGGTTAAACTTTACCTAGAAACCGGGCGATTAGAGGAAGCTTTGATTATTTCAAAACAATCTATACTTTCAGATTCCTCTAATTATACATCGCACATTTCTTTAGGGACTGTGTTGACAAAAATGGGTAGGTATAATGAAGCGGAAGAGGAATTCAAGGTAGCGTCCTTTCTTTCTGCTCAAAAGACAAATCCTGAAGTTAATTTAACTTATTGGAGGTCCTTTATCTATAGTCATCAAAATAAAATGGATGAAGCTTTTGAAGCATTCGAACAATCCATCAAACTTGGCTACGACGATTATGCATGGATGGTGGTTGACCCAGATATGGCATTACTACGCGCCCAAACCGTGCGATGGAATGCACTTATGAAAAAATACTTTCCAGATAAAGTTAAAAATTAAATACAATAGCCAGGAGAACAATTACGAATTGCAAAAATAATAACAAAATTTCAATTGCGAATTGCGGAGAAAAAAATTATCACTATAAAACATTAAATGAAAAACAAGATTTTAATTTTAGTATTTGCTTTAATTGTTGCTGCTGTTGGAGCACAACAAGATATTCCAAAATCGAAGACAGAAAAAGGAATAAGCCCTCAAACAATTAGTAATCAACAAATATTGGCTAATAATACCTATGCAGTTGTCGTTGGCATTTCCGATTATCAGGATCCAGGAATTCCTGATTTGCGTTTTGCAGATAAAGATGCGGAAGCCTTTGCAAACTTTCTTAGATCCAAGGCCGGAGGATCAGTCCATAGTGACAATCTTCAATTATTGACCAACACTCAGGCTACAGCAGGGCGTATAGCAGAAGCTTTGGATGCCATTATTGAAAAAGCGAAAAAAGATGATCTGGTTATCATTTATTTCTCAGGTCACGGCGATGTGGAAGGAAAAAAATTAACGCAGCCAGGTTTTCTACTTTGTTGGGATGCTCCATCTCGTGTTTATATGGGTGGAGGAACCTATTCCTTGTCTTTTTTGCAGGAAGTAGTATCCACACTTTCAATACAAAATCAGGCAAAAGTAGTGGTCATAACCGATGCTTGCCATGCAGGAAAACTAGCAGGAAGCCAGATTGGGGGAGCTCAACTTACTACTTCTAATCTTGCAAAACAATATGCCAATGAAGTAAAGATCCTGTCATGTCAACCCAATGAATTCAGTCTGGAAGGACCACAATGGGGTGGCGGGCGCGGTGTCTTTAGTTATCATTTGGTAGATGGATTATATGGACTTGCTGACCGAAATAATGACGGACAAGTTACTCTTGGGGAAATAGACCGATATCTCGAAGATCATGTCACAGCTGAAGCTGCTCCTCAAAGCCAAGTTCCCATTTTGTTAGGCAACAAAACGGACCGTATGGCGAATGTAAATTCAAATATCCTTGCAGATTTAAGAAAAAATAAAAGCTTAGATATGTCTGTATTTGCTTCAATAGAAAGTCGAGGTTTTGAAGAAGAAATTTTGTCCAAGGCTGATACAAACATTCAATTCATGTATAAAGCTTTCAAACAGGCTGTAGCTCAAAAGCGATTTTTATATCCTGAAAACGATTGTGCGGAAAAGTACTATGTTCAGCTAGAACAATTGGATGTACTTGCTCCACTCAGAGGAATCATGAAAAGAAACTATGCCGCAGCCCTTCAGGATGATGCCCAACAAGTATTGAATAGGTTATTAATTTCTGATCCAACTATATATGGTATGTCTGTAAAATTGCAAGCAAATAAATATGAACTATTTCCTAAGTATTTAGAGAGATCTGCAGAATTGCTTGGGGAAAAACACTACTTGTACTTCATTTTAATGGCAAGAATGAATTTTTTTAAAGGATATTTATTACAATTATCAAATGTCAATTTTAATAAAAATATAGGACTTCGATCCATAGAATATTTTAATAAGGCTATTCTATTACAAGAAGATTTTCCATTGCCTTATTGGCAATTAAGTAATGTGTATGGTCGAATTTTTAATAAATTGGATTCTACAAAATATTATTCAAAACGTGCTATGGATCTACAGCCAAACTGGCTTCTTCCTTATTTGTCAATGGCCATAATCATGGACAAATCATTCAAACAATTCGAAGCTGCTGATCAATATTTTGAATTAGCTAACCAAATTGATTCAAATTCAGCTATCATTTTAAATGGCAGAGGTGTTTATTACGAAGATCAAAATGAATATTTAAAAGCGGAAGTGTATTATAAAAAAGCTGTATTGACGGCTCCACAGTTTGTATACCCTTATAGAAACCTCGGATATATATATATGGAAAGAAAAAGATTTGTTGAATCTGAAGAAATGTTTAGGATCGTACTTCAATTAGACTCAATGAATGAGTTTGCAATTACATCACTTGCAACTTTATATTTAAATGTAAATCAATTTGCCAAATCTGAAACATATTATGTTAAAGCACTCAAAATTGATTCAAGTGCAATTAATTTTCAAAATTTAGGTTTTTTTTATGTTAAAACTAAGAAATATAAGCAAGCGGAGCAATATTTTATTAAAGCCATCCAACTTGATTCAAGTCTTGCTGTTGCTTTTTCAAATCTTGGGTTTATTCAAAAGGAAACCAAACGGTTTAATGAGGCAGAAAAAAATTTGAAAACAGCAATTCAACTTGATCCAAATCTTGCAATTGCATATTTAAATTTAGGTTCGTTGCAAAAGGAAACCAAACGGTTTATTGAGGCAGAAAATAATTTGAAAAAAGCCATTGAACTTGACCCTAGTGCAGATGCTTATAATGGTTTAGGATCATTGTATTTAATAAATCAACAATTCAATGTAGCAGAAATTGTTTTGAATAAAGCTATTCAACTAGATTCATTACATAAACGTTCTATTAATGACCTTGGATATCTTTATTACATAACAGGTCGGTTAAAGGAATCAGAGGTATTTTTTCAATTAGCATATAAAATTGATCCAACTGATAATTATGCATTGAATTGTCTTGCGTGTTTATACAGCAAATTCAATCAAGTAGATAAGGCGTTTACCTATTTGAATCTAGCTTTGGAGCAAGGATGGAATAATATTGAGCAGTTGGAAAACGATGATGATTTATTGCTTTTGCGAAATCAAAAGGAAAAATGGAATGCACTGATGAAAAAATATTTTCCGGAAATAATGAAATAGTTTTAATTGGCCATTGACAGCCAACCAGCGACGGATGTGTTTTAGATATAAAGTAATTAATGTAGAAATAAATAATAAATTACGAATTGCAAATTATTTTGATTTAACTTGCATTAAATTAATGATACAAAATGAAAAACCAAATTTTAATTTTAATATTTACTTTTTTGGTTAAAGTTAGTTACGCTCAGGAAAATGCAACCCACATGCCTTCTGAAAAAATTGCTAATCAAAAAACGGTTGGGCAGCAATCAGAAGCATATTATAAACAAGAAATTGTATCAGATCCAAATAATGCAATTAATTATTATAATTTGGGCTTATATTATGCAAGTTTATATCAATTCGATGATGCAGAAGTACAATATAATAAAGCCATTGAATTAGATTCCAACTTTGGATTAGCCTACACAGGTCTTGCTAGTTTATTTCTGGCTTCAGGACAAATGGAAAGGGCGATAGCAGCTTGTGAACGAGCCTTGAAAACGGACTCTTTATCAGCTGTCAATTATTTGAATATGGGAGTCATGCAATTTCAAAATATGAAGTTTGAAGTAGCGGAGCAAAGTTTCTTAAAAGGCATTGAAATAGATACAATGAATGCGGAACTATGTTTGAATATGGGAACGCTATTGATGCAAATCAGTCGACAAACTGAGGCAATTGTTTATTTAAAAAAAGCATTGCAAATTAATCCAAACGACCCGGGATCGCCTTATAGTTTGGCAAGTATCTTTAGTAGTCAAGAGCAAATAGAGGATGGATATACTTATCTAGAAATTGCTCTAAAAAATGGTATTTCATTTTATGATATGTTGCAAGTAGATGTTACACTGACATCATTGAGGAAGGACGCGGTACGATGGAAAGCATTAATGAAAACATATTTTCCTAAGAAAATAAAATAATTTTTCTAAAATATTATTTTTTAATAATGAAAGGCAAGGAATAAATATTGACTTGACCTGCAGGAACATTTGATGTAGGTCCTCGAGTGCCTAGAGATTCATCTTTGTAATAAGTCTGATTGATAAGAAGTTCAAAGGGATCTTTTTCTTGAAGATCATCCATGCCTCTTCTTTGATCTAAAGGACGGAGATTGATTGGATTTTTGGTAGCGATTAATTTAAATAATTCCTGCCCTAAAGGTTCGTTAAGACGGAAGGATGTAGGTACGACAATACTGGCTCCAGGATTAATATAATAATCGGAAGGTGAATCATTTGATTTGGGTAATAGTACATTTGTTTTATTGTCTGGTTGAATGTCAAGTAAAGTATAATAACAAGGTTTGGTCCCAGTATTTTTTACCATAATTTTGACTTCGTCTCCCACACGGATTATCAAATTACCAGCCGCATCTTTCATGCTGTCTTGGGCGAAAGATTCACTAACTTTGATTCCATTTCTGGCTATTAGGATCAACTTAAATTCTACTGCAATCTGTTCGTTTTCCTGAGTTAATTTTCTTAAATACTGCGATTGGCCAAATTGTGTAATGGCAGATTTTAAGGAATACATGAGATCATTAGCAGAAGATGATTTTGAAAGTGCAACTATTTCAATATCGTTTTTTGCAATTAAGAATATTTTTTTTGAATCTTCAATTAGAATAAGATCTGGATTGTGATCCACTTTCTTTAAATAAGGAAGCTTAAATAATTGTTTAAAAAGGTCAGGATCCAAGGAATTAAGCGTTCCTTTTAATTGTATTTTAATGGTTAGATCTCCAAAATTTTCTTCTTTTACCATCACCCAAGATGACTCACATAATGCTTGTGAAATGCCATCTGGTATTTCAACTATGCAAGTGCTGGAGCCAGATACCTTTACTGTGCCAATAGCTATTGGTTTGACATTTTTTATATCTCTGCTTTCAGGTTGATAAAAACCCATTACTGTTCCTGGAGTAATACCATTTAAAAATCCTCCATCCAGAGTGATGGTGTTTTGATCTTGCCATTCTTTAACCCGAAAATAATTAGGCGTTCCGAGATATCTGCCTCCTAAGACAGGTTGTGCTAAAATACCTGAAGCTTCAGGAATTTGATTATTAATGTGCATTCCAATAATCAACTTAATTCTATCAAAAAGTTGTTGGTAGCTTGATTCTGGTTTTAATGCATGTATGGCTTTACTAAAAGCATAACTCAATGCACCATAGTTTTTACCATCTTCACCTTGAATTTCATAGTTGAGTTGATTTGCCATAGAACCAAAAAATGCAATCATTGAAGCCATTTGTGATTCATCTTCAGGTTTAGTTTCCGATTGATTCATATCGTGTTTGCTTC harbors:
- a CDS encoding caspase family protein gives rise to the protein MKNQILILVFALFVSAIEAQQSNANINAEKGIAPIKVVSDQSTVVSNTYAVVVGISDYQDPGIPDLRFADKDAEAFANFLRSKAGGSVHGDNLQLLTNAQATAGRIAEALDAIIEKAKKDDLVIIYFSGHGDVEGKKLTQPGFLLCWDAPSRVYMGGGTYSLSFLQEVVSTLSIQNQAKVVVITDACHAGKLAGSQIGGAQLTTSNLAKQYANEVKILSCQPNEFSLEGPQWGGGRGVFSYHLVDGLYGLADRNNDGQVTLGEIDRYLEDHVTAEAAPQSQVPILLGNKMDRLATVNSNVLVDLRKNKSLDMAVFASIESRGFEEEILSKADTTIQVMYKAFKQAVAQKRFLYPESDCAEKYYIQLEQVAELAPLRGIMKRNYAAALQDDAQQTINKYMKAEVHEVSLSPKTKITRYDDFPRQLARAAELLGENHYLYRTLQARKAYFEGFPLIFGGEFTQEMLQKAGSKFQEALSWDPDMPLALLGMEWFYGFGLAVADSAEYYARRATVNSPTWILPYVKLSVVYSEMLSDFVKSKEYLDLAAKIDSTSPLYWEAEGAYYFFQNRFTEAEVLLNKILATGSTSNCLPCSQKLLVKLYLETGRLEEALIISKQSILSDSSNYTSHISLGTVLTKMGRYNEAEEEFKVASFLSAQKTNPEVNLTYWRSFIYSHQNKMDEAFEAFEQSIKLGYDDYAWMVVDPDMALLRAQTVRWNALMKKYFPDKVKN
- a CDS encoding caspase family protein, encoding MKNKILILVFALIVAAVGAQQDIPKSKTEKGISPQTISNQQILANNTYAVVVGISDYQDPGIPDLRFADKDAEAFANFLRSKAGGSVHSDNLQLLTNTQATAGRIAEALDAIIEKAKKDDLVIIYFSGHGDVEGKKLTQPGFLLCWDAPSRVYMGGGTYSLSFLQEVVSTLSIQNQAKVVVITDACHAGKLAGSQIGGAQLTTSNLAKQYANEVKILSCQPNEFSLEGPQWGGGRGVFSYHLVDGLYGLADRNNDGQVTLGEIDRYLEDHVTAEAAPQSQVPILLGNKTDRMANVNSNILADLRKNKSLDMSVFASIESRGFEEEILSKADTNIQFMYKAFKQAVAQKRFLYPENDCAEKYYVQLEQLDVLAPLRGIMKRNYAAALQDDAQQVLNRLLISDPTIYGMSVKLQANKYELFPKYLERSAELLGEKHYLYFILMARMNFFKGYLLQLSNVNFNKNIGLRSIEYFNKAILLQEDFPLPYWQLSNVYGRIFNKLDSTKYYSKRAMDLQPNWLLPYLSMAIIMDKSFKQFEAADQYFELANQIDSNSAIILNGRGVYYEDQNEYLKAEVYYKKAVLTAPQFVYPYRNLGYIYMERKRFVESEEMFRIVLQLDSMNEFAITSLATLYLNVNQFAKSETYYVKALKIDSSAINFQNLGFFYVKTKKYKQAEQYFIKAIQLDSSLAVAFSNLGFIQKETKRFNEAEKNLKTAIQLDPNLAIAYLNLGSLQKETKRFIEAENNLKKAIELDPSADAYNGLGSLYLINQQFNVAEIVLNKAIQLDSLHKRSINDLGYLYYITGRLKESEVFFQLAYKIDPTDNYALNCLACLYSKFNQVDKAFTYLNLALEQGWNNIEQLENDDDLLLLRNQKEKWNALMKKYFPEIMK
- a CDS encoding tetratricopeptide repeat protein encodes the protein MKNQILILIFTFLVKVSYAQENATHMPSEKIANQKTVGQQSEAYYKQEIVSDPNNAINYYNLGLYYASLYQFDDAEVQYNKAIELDSNFGLAYTGLASLFLASGQMERAIAACERALKTDSLSAVNYLNMGVMQFQNMKFEVAEQSFLKGIEIDTMNAELCLNMGTLLMQISRQTEAIVYLKKALQINPNDPGSPYSLASIFSSQEQIEDGYTYLEIALKNGISFYDMLQVDVTLTSLRKDAVRWKALMKTYFPKKIK
- a CDS encoding caspase family protein, translated to MNRFLHIVIFTFLLSPAFGQNKKALIVAISDYPKASGFRGINSNNDIPIIQSALIKLGFSEKNISIIKNEGATKKLILNALQNDFLKTLNIGDIAYFHFSGHGQQVQDLNADELDGYDEALVPFDASSDFIPGVYEGENHITDDELNLAYNKIRTKLGPKGHFMLTIDACHSGTSTRAIGCARGTDIAMAPEAYRQKTDRSKHDMNQSETKPEDESQMASMIAFFGSMANQLNYEIQGEDGKNYGALSYAFSKAIHALKPESSYQQLFDRIKLIIGMHINNQIPEASGILAQPVLGGRYLGTPNYFRVKEWQDQNTITLDGGFLNGITPGTVMGFYQPESRDIKNVKPIAIGTVKVSGSSTCIVEIPDGISQALCESSWVMVKEENFGDLTIKIQLKGTLNSLDPDLFKQLFKLPYLKKVDHNPDLILIEDSKKIFLIAKNDIEIVALSKSSSANDLMYSLKSAITQFGQSQYLRKLTQENEQIAVEFKLILIARNGIKVSESFAQDSMKDAAGNLIIRVGDEVKIMVKNTGTKPCYYTLLDIQPDNKTNVLLPKSNDSPSDYYINPGASIVVPTSFRLNEPLGQELFKLIATKNPINLRPLDQRRGMDDLQEKDPFELLINQTYYKDESLGTRGPTSNVPAGQVNIYSLPFIIKK